The following coding sequences are from one Lycium ferocissimum isolate CSIRO_LF1 chromosome 3, AGI_CSIRO_Lferr_CH_V1, whole genome shotgun sequence window:
- the LOC132049894 gene encoding probable magnesium transporter NIPA6 isoform X1, giving the protein MTISDNSRGLILAISSSLFIGTSFILKKKGLKRAAAAGNRAGVGGYAYLLEPLWWTGMITMIVGEVANFVAYIYAPAVLVTPLGVLSIIISAVLAHFMLKERLQRLGVLGCVSCIVGSVVIVIHAPQEHMPASLEEIWILATQPAFLVYVAATLSVVLALILYFEPLYGQTNILVYLGICSLMGSFTIVSIKAIGIAIKLTLEGISQVAYPQTWFFLTVAVICVITQLNYLNKALDTFNTAIVSPIYYVMFTTMTIVASAIMFKDWAGQSASDIVSELCGFITVLSGTIMLHVTREQEPVTAPGTVTWYDRQHIKSIEDGHYILLHDSEYLDSYSVLAKN; this is encoded by the exons ATGACGATTTCGGACAATAGCAGAGGGTTAATTCTGGCAATATCATCAAGCTTGTTTATTGGAACAAGCTTtatcttgaagaagaaaggtctCAAGCGTGCTGCTGCTGCTGGCAATCGAGCAG GAGTTGGAGGCTATGCTTATTTGCTTGAACCACTTTGGTGGACAGGCATGATAACAA TGATCGTTGGGGAGGTGGCCAATTTTGTGGCTTATATTTATGCTCCAGCAGTTCTGGTGACCCCTCTTGGTGTTTTGAGTATAATTATCAG TGCTGTTTTGGCACACTTCATGTTGAAAGAACGATTGCAAAGATTAGGTGTACTAGGATGCGTTTCATGCATCGTAGGCTCAGTGGTTATTGTTATCCATGCACCTCAGGAGCATATGCCAGCTTCTTTGGAAGAAATCTGGATTTTGGCAACTCAACCAG CATTTTTGGTTTATGTAGCTGCAACTTTGTCGGTGGTGCTAGCtttgattttgtattttgaGCCTCTCTATGGGCAGACAAATATACTGGTTTATTTGGGAATCTGTTCCTTAATGGGTTCATTCACg ATTGTCAGCATAAAGGCTATTGGAATTGCAATAAAACTTACTTTGGAAGGAATTAGTCAAGTTGCTTATCCTCAGACATGGTTTTTTCTTACTGTTGCAGTGATATGCGTCATCACACAGCTGAATTACCTTAATAAG GCATTGGATACATTCAACACTGCAATTGTTTCTCCAATATATTATGTAATGTTCACCACCATGACCATCGTCGCAAGTGCAATAATGTTCAAG GACTGGGCAGGACAAAGTGCCAGCGACATAGTTTCTGAGCTATGTGGATTTATAACCGTACTTTCAGGAACAATCATGCTCCATGTCACTAGAGAACAGGAACCAGTTACTGCGCCAG GAACTGTAACATGGTACGACAGGCAACACATAAAGTCTATAGAGGATGGACATTACATCCTGTTGCATGATTCAGAATACTTAGACTCGTATAGTGTCTTGGCGAAGAATTAG
- the LOC132049895 gene encoding dirigent protein 22-like has protein sequence MGKTSLVLLLCLMIIAMPIAQGVELGPNAVENWFKKLPHAKQKVTKFHFYFHDIVTGKNPTAITIAQSNMTAKSPTFFGSVAMIDDPLTVGPEPNSTIMGRAQGMYGSADQNEAGLLMTMNFVFTTGKYNGSTLSVLGRNPVFNQYREMPIVGGSGIFRLAQGIATAKTYWFNTTSGDAIVEYNVMVLHYTH, from the coding sequence ATGGGAAAAACAAGCTTAGTTCTGTTGctttgtctcatgattattgcTATGCCAATAGCTCAAGGGGTTGAATTAGGACCCAATGCTGTTGAAAATTGGTTCAAGAAGCTTCCCCATGCAAAACAAAAGGTCACCAAATTTCATTTCTATTTTCACGACATAGTAACAGGAAAAAATCCAACTGCAATTACAATAGCCCAGTCCAACATGACTGCCAAATCCCCAACTTTCTTTGGGTCTGTTGCAATGATTGACGACCCACTAACAGTTGGGCCAGAGCCCAATTCAACTATAATGGGCCGGGCCCAGGGGATGTATGGTTCAGCTGATCAAAATGAAGCTGGCCTTCTTATGACCATGAACTTTGTGTTCACAACTGGTAAGTACAATGGTAGCACACTTAGTGTTCTTGGCAGGAACCCTGTATTTAACCAGTATCGTGAGATGCCGATCGTTGGTGGTTCTGGAATATTCCGGTTGGCTCAGGGTATCGCCACCGCGAAGACGTATTGGTTTAATACAACCAGTGGGGATGCTATTGTTGAGTATAATGTTATGGTCCTGCATTATACACATTAA
- the LOC132049894 gene encoding probable magnesium transporter NIPA6 isoform X2: protein MTISDNSRGLILAISSSLFIGTSFILKKKGLKRAAAAGNRAGVGGYAYLLEPLWWTGMITMIVGEVANFVAYIYAPAVLVTPLGVLSIIISAVLAHFMLKERLQRLGVLGCVSCIVGSVVIVIHAPQEHMPASLEEIWILATQPAFLVYVAATLSVVLALILYFEPLYGQTNILVYLGICSLMGSFTIVSIKAIGIAIKLTLEGISQVAYPQTWFFLTVAVICVITQLNYLNKKYKSAKEFY from the exons ATGACGATTTCGGACAATAGCAGAGGGTTAATTCTGGCAATATCATCAAGCTTGTTTATTGGAACAAGCTTtatcttgaagaagaaaggtctCAAGCGTGCTGCTGCTGCTGGCAATCGAGCAG GAGTTGGAGGCTATGCTTATTTGCTTGAACCACTTTGGTGGACAGGCATGATAACAA TGATCGTTGGGGAGGTGGCCAATTTTGTGGCTTATATTTATGCTCCAGCAGTTCTGGTGACCCCTCTTGGTGTTTTGAGTATAATTATCAG TGCTGTTTTGGCACACTTCATGTTGAAAGAACGATTGCAAAGATTAGGTGTACTAGGATGCGTTTCATGCATCGTAGGCTCAGTGGTTATTGTTATCCATGCACCTCAGGAGCATATGCCAGCTTCTTTGGAAGAAATCTGGATTTTGGCAACTCAACCAG CATTTTTGGTTTATGTAGCTGCAACTTTGTCGGTGGTGCTAGCtttgattttgtattttgaGCCTCTCTATGGGCAGACAAATATACTGGTTTATTTGGGAATCTGTTCCTTAATGGGTTCATTCACg ATTGTCAGCATAAAGGCTATTGGAATTGCAATAAAACTTACTTTGGAAGGAATTAGTCAAGTTGCTTATCCTCAGACATGGTTTTTTCTTACTGTTGCAGTGATATGCGTCATCACACAGCTGAATTACCTTAATAAG AAATATAAATCAGCTAAAGAATTTTACTGA